In a genomic window of uncultured Flavobacterium sp.:
- a CDS encoding SusE domain-containing protein, with the protein MKLIYKIFIAVVLLTGFWSCENEENLMILEPQAAAFSIITPESGSSTILNKDTPNNTALTLTWEKVSYGTPTIVTYTVQFAASNTEFAAPVDITTSTVTHATITVAELNAKALELGLTAGVEGTIDVRIKSTVGTTLSEPKTSTPITINLTPYRGVFPRVDLFLVGPGTAAGWSVTSNNMPIFRDPKENAKQYYTGYFNKDGFKLIEQIGFWAPAYGTNGAKVQYRATESDTDPGVFPTTAAGYYSFEINLEELTYKITPYTGPLTTYTTITVAGSVLTGDDTGWDMNVPMVQSTFDAHIWKVTQTLKAGKMKFKANGGWDTSWGDNGGDIIVEAGKYDIWFNDLDGRYMFITTP; encoded by the coding sequence ATGAAACTTATATATAAAATATTTATAGCTGTTGTTTTACTTACAGGATTTTGGTCTTGTGAAAACGAAGAAAATTTAATGATTTTAGAGCCACAAGCGGCTGCTTTTTCTATCATAACTCCAGAAAGTGGTTCTTCGACAATTCTAAATAAAGACACGCCAAACAATACTGCATTGACATTGACTTGGGAAAAAGTAAGTTACGGAACTCCAACAATTGTTACTTACACAGTGCAATTTGCGGCGAGTAATACAGAGTTTGCAGCGCCGGTAGATATTACAACTTCTACAGTAACTCACGCAACTATTACTGTTGCAGAATTGAACGCAAAAGCACTAGAACTTGGACTTACAGCTGGTGTTGAAGGAACAATCGATGTGAGAATTAAATCTACTGTTGGAACAACTTTATCAGAACCAAAAACTTCTACGCCAATCACAATTAATTTAACTCCTTACAGAGGTGTTTTCCCTAGAGTTGATTTGTTTTTAGTTGGACCTGGAACTGCTGCAGGATGGAGCGTAACAAGCAACAATATGCCAATTTTCAGAGATCCAAAAGAAAATGCAAAACAGTATTATACAGGATATTTTAACAAAGATGGCTTTAAATTAATTGAACAAATTGGTTTCTGGGCTCCTGCTTACGGAACAAACGGTGCCAAAGTACAATACAGAGCAACAGAAAGCGATACTGATCCGGGAGTTTTCCCAACGACAGCGGCAGGTTATTACAGTTTTGAAATTAACCTTGAAGAGTTAACATACAAAATCACACCTTATACAGGACCATTGACAACGTATACAACAATTACTGTGGCTGGATCTGTATTAACAGGCGATGATACGGGTTGGGATATGAATGTTCCTATGGTTCAATCAACATTTGATGCTCATATCTGGAAAGTTACTCAAACTTTAAAAGCCGGAAAAATGAAATTTAAAGCAAACGGTGGATGGGATACAAGCTGGGGAGATAATGGTGGAGACATTATTGTTGAAGCTGGAAAATATGATATCTGGTTCAATGACTTAGACGGTCGTTATATGTTTATCACAACTCCATAA
- a CDS encoding RagB/SusD family nutrient uptake outer membrane protein, with the protein MKKYILITIVALTVIFQSCTDDLNVVSKDDDVLSSDVLFSTPDGYKKAFAGVYGNLTLTGVIGPNDSSLEGVDAGTSQFTRCLLYMQELTTDELVWSYENDGGTAELQRNIWTAANPVILGMFSRTMVSVSYANEFLRQSTPEKLSSRGITNAATLADIALYRKEVRVLRAYAYYNMMDLFGKAPMYTENDPINFTGPEFNRKQLFDFIEKELTAVLPDLKAARTNEYGRLDQSMARMILAKMYLNAQVYIQADRFNDCITMCNEIIAGGYTLKPKYLDNFKADNNTSAEIIFGIQSDGSVSQNWGATTVLTNGQIGAWENNGADFGIGGWTGALRIRKEFAQKFDGAKFSQDTRNTIGKGVAGDPGKQRSIDIEDIGVKTQGYILSKFSNKTSTGVNGISSTYADTDFPLFRLADVYLMYAEATLRGGNGTSAKALEYVNALRQRANNNSTVGNITLSDLTLDFLIDERARELHWEAHRRQDLIRFGKYTGGSYNWAWKGNSSKGVSIPSYMSVFPIPEGSLGANRNLTQNTGY; encoded by the coding sequence ATGAAAAAATATATTTTAATAACAATAGTTGCATTGACTGTAATTTTTCAGTCTTGTACAGATGATTTAAATGTAGTCTCAAAAGATGACGACGTTCTTTCTTCGGATGTGTTATTTTCTACGCCTGACGGATACAAAAAAGCTTTCGCAGGAGTATACGGAAACTTAACTTTAACAGGAGTTATTGGTCCTAATGATTCTTCGCTAGAAGGTGTAGATGCAGGAACAAGCCAGTTTACAAGATGTTTATTGTACATGCAGGAATTAACTACAGACGAATTGGTTTGGAGTTATGAAAATGACGGAGGAACAGCAGAATTACAGCGTAATATCTGGACAGCCGCAAATCCTGTTATTCTTGGAATGTTTAGTAGAACTATGGTTTCTGTATCGTATGCAAATGAGTTTTTGCGTCAAAGTACACCAGAAAAATTAAGTTCAAGAGGTATTACAAATGCTGCAACCTTGGCAGATATTGCACTTTACCGCAAAGAAGTTCGTGTTTTAAGAGCGTACGCTTATTACAACATGATGGATTTATTTGGAAAAGCGCCAATGTATACTGAAAATGATCCTATAAACTTCACAGGACCTGAATTTAACAGAAAACAATTATTTGATTTTATCGAAAAAGAATTAACAGCAGTTTTACCGGATTTAAAAGCGGCAAGAACAAATGAATACGGAAGATTAGATCAATCTATGGCGCGTATGATTTTGGCTAAAATGTATTTGAATGCTCAGGTTTATATTCAGGCGGATCGTTTTAATGATTGTATTACAATGTGTAACGAAATTATCGCCGGAGGTTATACTTTGAAACCAAAATATCTGGACAATTTTAAAGCAGACAACAATACTTCTGCTGAAATCATTTTCGGAATCCAATCTGATGGATCAGTTTCTCAAAACTGGGGCGCAACAACTGTTTTAACAAACGGACAAATTGGTGCGTGGGAAAATAATGGTGCTGATTTTGGAATTGGCGGATGGACTGGAGCGCTTAGAATCAGAAAAGAATTTGCTCAGAAATTTGATGGTGCAAAATTCAGTCAAGATACCAGAAATACAATCGGAAAAGGAGTTGCAGGTGATCCTGGAAAACAAAGATCTATTGATATTGAAGATATTGGTGTAAAAACACAAGGTTATATTTTGTCTAAATTCTCAAATAAAACTTCAACTGGAGTTAACGGAATCAGCTCTACTTATGCTGATACTGATTTCCCATTATTCAGATTAGCCGATGTTTATTTAATGTATGCAGAAGCAACTTTAAGAGGTGGAAACGGAACTTCGGCGAAAGCATTAGAATATGTAAATGCTTTAAGACAAAGAGCTAACAATAATTCAACTGTTGGAAATATCACTTTAAGTGATTTAACGCTTGATTTCTTAATTGATGAAAGAGCACGTGAATTGCACTGGGAAGCGCACAGAAGACAAGATTTAATTCGTTTTGGAAAATATACCGGAGGATCTTACAATTGGGCTTGGAAAGGAAATTCTTCAAAAGGAGTTTCAATTCCTTCTTACATGAGCGTTTTTCCTATTCCGGAAGGATCATTGGGAGCAAATAGAAATTTGACTCAAAACACAGGTTACTAA
- a CDS encoding glycosyl hydrolase 53 family protein, with translation MKKYIKILGLLAITAIQFSCSSNDSADKEAVNPPDATDTFIRASDVSFLPQMESLGTKFYNNGKAEPMLTTLKNAGCNTVRIRLWKNPVNGRSGLAEVKQLAQQARQAGLRVWLTVHYSDDWADPGVQTTPEEWKNLNFNDLKTAVTNYTSTIITEINPDIIQIGNEINSGLLWPQGNLISNEQQCLAILSAASATVRSKSPSTKIMIHYAGVSAGGTDWFFNKMKSVDYDYIGLSYYPVWHGKDLTEVKNTIDALGKKFSKKVLIAETAYPFTLLHNDQTNNIVGSSDQLVPGYSATPAGQRTFVTDIKNIVKASEFGQGFAYWGGEWVAFKGPQSQSGSTFENQALYSFDNNALSVMQAFSKE, from the coding sequence ATGAAAAAATATATAAAAATTCTTGGGTTACTTGCCATAACTGCAATTCAGTTTTCGTGCTCAAGTAATGATTCTGCAGACAAAGAAGCGGTTAATCCGCCAGATGCAACCGATACTTTTATCAGAGCATCAGATGTTTCTTTTCTTCCTCAAATGGAATCTTTAGGAACTAAATTTTACAATAATGGCAAAGCCGAACCAATGCTTACAACGCTTAAAAATGCAGGTTGTAATACAGTCCGAATTCGTTTATGGAAAAACCCTGTAAACGGTCGTTCCGGTCTAGCCGAAGTAAAACAATTGGCGCAACAAGCAAGACAAGCCGGTTTAAGAGTTTGGCTTACCGTTCATTATTCTGATGATTGGGCAGATCCAGGCGTTCAGACAACTCCGGAAGAATGGAAAAATCTAAATTTTAATGATTTAAAAACAGCCGTTACAAATTATACTTCAACAATAATTACAGAAATCAATCCTGATATTATTCAAATTGGTAATGAAATCAATAGCGGATTATTGTGGCCACAAGGAAACTTAATCAGCAACGAACAACAATGTCTTGCAATATTATCTGCTGCAAGTGCAACAGTTCGCAGTAAATCACCAAGTACAAAAATCATGATTCACTATGCAGGCGTAAGTGCCGGCGGTACAGATTGGTTTTTTAATAAAATGAAAAGCGTTGATTACGATTATATCGGATTGTCTTATTACCCAGTTTGGCACGGTAAAGATTTAACAGAAGTAAAAAATACTATTGATGCTTTAGGAAAGAAATTCAGCAAAAAAGTTTTGATCGCAGAAACTGCTTATCCTTTTACTTTATTACACAACGATCAAACAAATAACATTGTAGGTTCAAGTGATCAATTAGTTCCTGGATATTCTGCAACTCCTGCCGGACAAAGAACTTTTGTTACAGATATTAAAAACATCGTAAAAGCATCAGAATTCGGACAAGGATTTGCGTATTGGGGTGGAGAATGGGTTGCTTTTAAAGGGCCACAATCTCAAAGCGGTTCTACATTCGAAAATCAGGCTTTATACAGTTTTGATAACAATGCTTTATCAGTAATGCAAGCTTTCAGTAAAGAATAA
- a CDS encoding two-component regulator propeller domain-containing protein, which yields MNKLKSFLVICLLSISAFGQNYPIRHLDISSGLSNNSVATIYQDQNGYMWFGTFDGLNRYDGNDFKIYRHIHTDPNSIQGNAISCIEGDYKNNLWIGTTAGPVVFNAERSSFTPLKYIGIDKKVKPLKITAYEIIAVHSQNIILVATKEMIVAYKEGEQTGTAIPFNGKLNYIARSISYDAKKQIFYVFVTGSGLCKYDLKSKKLTLLNNTITGSNCIKLTNEGLWIGSDEGAYLYNANLNTYSKNYFQEKTVVRDFYQQDNRLWIATDGAGIFTITKNQSTPVLYKASGPVSLLNSKSLYDIFESKNGEMWFGTLRGGVSMMGKKPLYFNHFKSKDPLTNKEDEDPAANFMLSFCEDDKKNVWIGTDGAGMRYWNRKQNTYDVYSTTSSGGRKLQSNFVTSIVRDSDNAIWVAMWKGGVCRIDPNSKAIQNFSIYNQFTKKAEQESWLLYLDSRNTLWLAITNAGALYQFDRKQNKFICYSNTLRDVTCLYETKDGKIWGGTFNSFFEIDTKTKKVKTYHSEYTIRCITEDQNKNIWIGTVEGGLLLFDRKTGTSKKYTTQNGLSSNTVLRLLEDKKGNLWMSTYHGISRLNPKNNTFRNFGVADGLQGNQFSWNAGTKLSTGEFIFGGINGFNVFDPENIKDKKNTGKFLLNDLLVNNQSLKLDSPYVTGKKLEMISDVELPYEKSALSFDFVYLDYVNSEKINTAYFLEGWDKNWNYTSKDNRANYSRLTEGTYVFKVKTTDIFGNWTNEVTLATVTILPPWYRTWWAYTFYLIAAIGAIYAYVDYHKNKERLRYEIKLARMEHKKDKEHAEKQFSMFTYIAHELRTPLSLIINPLKSAIERKNRSEDDLDLNLAYKNAKRLLSLTDQLLLFRKAETDLDELKISKINLNSLCREIYESFTQMASVKSLNYQFIEENTSTEIYGDYEKLEITLFNLISNAFKFTPNNGSITIEINENLADVSIIISDTGSGINENEIDTIFEKFKQSQSKASNGFGIGLYVAKYFVNKHHGEIECKSKVGEGTSFIITLPKGNSHFAEMNINENHSHMSPLVGELLEGMPADNQNSSENKTQPSHLENLQDELISTKKVLLIVEDNPEMNHYLVQLFTKNYIVYSAANGLEGLKLVEKHMPDIVLSDISMEGMNGLDLCKKIKQNDDLSHIPVILLTATTSNDIHLQSITEGADDYVTKPFDSDILLARVDSVLRNRGQLRKYFLDSITLRENVNKVPTEYKEFLDKCIEIVEANIENNDFNLKTFSAEMGMSHSSLYKKIKAISGQTVNVFIRSIRIRRAAVIMLTENINIAQVGPQVGIEDQRYFRQQFVKLFGMKPSEYIKKYRNSFNKELNIIQKKDNS from the coding sequence ATGAATAAGCTAAAGTCCTTTCTTGTTATTTGCCTTCTTTCCATAAGTGCATTTGGACAGAATTACCCGATTAGACATCTTGATATTTCGTCAGGACTTTCTAATAATTCGGTTGCGACAATATATCAGGATCAGAATGGATATATGTGGTTTGGTACTTTTGACGGACTTAACAGATATGATGGAAATGATTTTAAAATCTACCGACATATTCATACAGATCCAAATTCTATTCAGGGAAATGCTATAAGCTGTATCGAAGGTGATTATAAAAATAATCTGTGGATTGGAACAACAGCTGGTCCGGTTGTTTTTAATGCAGAACGCTCCTCTTTTACTCCATTAAAATATATTGGAATTGATAAAAAAGTCAAACCTTTAAAAATTACCGCTTACGAAATAATTGCAGTACATTCTCAAAATATAATTCTTGTTGCTACAAAAGAAATGATCGTAGCTTATAAAGAAGGCGAGCAAACCGGAACAGCAATACCTTTTAACGGAAAATTAAATTATATCGCAAGATCAATATCTTATGATGCAAAAAAGCAAATCTTCTATGTTTTTGTAACCGGTTCTGGTCTTTGTAAATATGATCTAAAATCAAAAAAACTAACACTTCTTAACAATACAATTACCGGATCAAATTGCATAAAGCTTACAAATGAAGGTTTATGGATTGGATCTGACGAAGGCGCTTATTTATACAATGCAAATCTGAATACTTATTCTAAAAATTACTTTCAGGAAAAAACCGTAGTTCGCGATTTTTATCAGCAAGACAACAGACTCTGGATTGCCACTGACGGCGCAGGTATTTTCACGATTACAAAAAACCAGTCTACTCCTGTTTTATATAAAGCAAGCGGTCCGGTTTCATTACTTAACAGTAAATCTCTTTATGATATATTCGAAAGTAAAAACGGAGAAATGTGGTTCGGAACTCTCCGCGGCGGCGTGAGTATGATGGGGAAAAAACCGCTTTATTTTAATCACTTTAAAAGCAAAGATCCGCTGACTAATAAAGAAGATGAAGATCCTGCGGCAAACTTCATGCTTTCTTTCTGCGAAGACGACAAGAAAAATGTCTGGATTGGTACAGATGGCGCCGGAATGCGATATTGGAATAGAAAACAAAATACCTACGACGTATATTCTACAACATCGTCTGGCGGAAGAAAACTGCAAAGTAATTTCGTTACCAGTATTGTCAGAGATTCTGATAATGCAATTTGGGTCGCCATGTGGAAAGGCGGAGTTTGTCGGATTGATCCAAATTCAAAAGCAATTCAGAATTTTTCGATTTATAATCAATTCACTAAAAAAGCAGAACAAGAATCCTGGTTGCTCTATTTAGATTCAAGAAATACTTTGTGGCTTGCTATAACTAACGCAGGCGCATTATATCAATTTGATCGAAAGCAAAATAAATTCATTTGCTACAGCAATACTTTACGCGATGTAACTTGTCTCTATGAAACCAAAGACGGAAAAATCTGGGGCGGAACTTTCAATTCGTTTTTTGAGATCGATACCAAAACGAAAAAAGTAAAAACCTATCATTCTGAATACACAATCAGATGTATTACTGAAGATCAAAATAAAAATATTTGGATTGGTACTGTAGAAGGCGGTTTGCTTTTATTTGATCGAAAAACAGGCACTTCTAAAAAATATACTACTCAAAACGGGCTTTCGAGTAATACCGTACTTCGCCTTTTAGAAGACAAAAAAGGAAATTTATGGATGAGTACGTATCATGGAATTTCAAGATTGAATCCAAAGAATAATACTTTTAGAAATTTTGGCGTCGCTGATGGATTACAGGGAAATCAATTTAGCTGGAATGCTGGCACAAAACTTTCTACAGGAGAATTTATTTTTGGAGGCATAAACGGATTCAATGTTTTTGATCCTGAAAATATAAAAGACAAAAAAAATACTGGTAAATTTTTATTGAATGATTTACTGGTAAACAATCAGTCTCTAAAATTAGACAGTCCTTATGTAACCGGAAAAAAACTTGAAATGATAAGCGATGTCGAGCTTCCTTATGAAAAATCGGCATTGAGTTTTGATTTTGTTTATCTTGATTATGTAAATTCCGAAAAAATAAATACCGCTTACTTCCTCGAAGGTTGGGATAAAAACTGGAATTATACTTCAAAAGATAACAGAGCAAATTATTCGAGATTGACCGAAGGAACTTATGTTTTTAAAGTAAAAACAACTGATATTTTCGGAAATTGGACGAATGAAGTAACGCTCGCAACTGTAACAATTCTTCCGCCTTGGTACAGAACCTGGTGGGCATATACATTTTATTTAATCGCTGCAATTGGTGCAATTTACGCATACGTAGATTATCATAAAAACAAAGAAAGGCTTCGCTACGAAATAAAACTTGCCCGAATGGAGCATAAAAAAGATAAGGAACATGCCGAAAAACAGTTTTCGATGTTTACGTATATCGCGCATGAATTACGAACTCCTTTATCTTTAATTATAAATCCGCTTAAAAGCGCTATTGAACGAAAAAACCGTTCTGAAGACGATCTGGATCTAAATCTCGCCTATAAAAATGCAAAACGATTATTGAGTCTTACCGATCAATTATTATTGTTTAGAAAAGCCGAAACAGATCTTGATGAACTCAAAATTTCGAAGATTAATTTAAACTCGCTTTGTCGTGAAATCTACGAAAGCTTTACGCAAATGGCATCCGTAAAAAGTTTAAATTATCAATTTATTGAAGAAAATACATCAACCGAAATATATGGCGATTATGAGAAATTAGAGATTACGTTGTTCAATCTAATCTCAAATGCTTTCAAATTTACTCCTAATAACGGATCAATAACTATTGAAATTAACGAGAATCTTGCTGATGTTTCGATCATTATATCTGATACCGGAAGCGGAATCAATGAAAATGAAATTGACACAATTTTCGAAAAATTCAAACAAAGTCAGTCAAAAGCCAGCAATGGTTTTGGAATTGGACTTTATGTTGCCAAATATTTCGTGAACAAACATCATGGCGAAATAGAGTGTAAAAGCAAAGTTGGAGAAGGCACTTCGTTCATAATTACGCTTCCAAAAGGAAATAGCCATTTTGCAGAAATGAACATCAACGAGAATCATTCGCATATGTCGCCACTTGTGGGAGAACTTCTCGAAGGAATGCCAGCCGATAATCAAAATTCATCTGAAAATAAAACTCAGCCATCGCATCTCGAAAATCTACAGGACGAATTAATCAGTACAAAAAAAGTATTGCTAATTGTTGAAGACAATCCCGAAATGAATCATTATCTCGTGCAGCTTTTCACCAAAAACTATATTGTTTATTCGGCAGCAAATGGTCTTGAAGGATTAAAACTTGTAGAAAAACATATGCCGGATATTGTACTGAGCGATATCTCTATGGAAGGCATGAACGGTTTGGATTTATGCAAAAAAATCAAACAAAATGATGATTTAAGCCATATTCCGGTGATACTTTTAACGGCGACAACCAGTAACGATATTCATTTGCAAAGTATTACAGAAGGCGCTGACGATTATGTTACCAAACCGTTTGACAGCGATATACTTCTGGCGCGCGTAGATTCTGTTCTTCGAAACAGAGGACAATTGCGCAAGTATTTCTTAGACAGTATCACGCTTCGTGAAAATGTAAATAAAGTTCCAACTGAATACAAAGAATTCCTTGACAAATGCATCGAAATCGTAGAAGCCAATATCGAAAACAACGATTTTAATCTAAAGACTTTTTCGGCTGAAATGGGAATGAGTCATTCAAGTCTTTACAAAAAGATTAAAGCAATTTCAGGACAAACCGTAAATGTTTTTATCCGATCGATCAGAATCCGCAGAGCCGCAGTAATCATGCTTACGGAGAACATTAATATCGCACAGGTTGGCCCACAAGTTGGTATAGAAGATCAACGTTATTTCCGTCAACAATTCGTGAAATTGTTTGGAATGAAACCTTCAGAATATATCAAAAAATATAGAAATTCTTTTAATAAAGAATTGAATATCATTCAGAAAAAAGATAATTCATAA
- a CDS encoding SusC/RagA family TonB-linked outer membrane protein, producing MKRIKTKFLLLLLLLPFCVFAQNTISGIVLEKSTKQPIPGANIKVLGTNISTTTDFDGKFQLSGVKADSKIVFSYTGYTNQTVSVAGQKNITVNLEEDNNQLKEVVVQVGYGSVKKKDATGSVTALTTKDFNKGNNISTENLLSGRVAGLTVNSTGAPGSSSQIRIRGGSSLFASNDPLIVIDGLPLDNSTNVGASSFMASLNPATVESITVLKDASASAIYGSRASNGVIIITTKKGSKTLSVDYNVQYAAGTLTKTVDVFSADEFRSVIADRRSDDLSKLGTANTDWQRAIYRNTGTIDQSLAVRGSLFNVIPTSLTLGNTDQQGLRLTNEFKRNTVGLVMNPTFFDNHLKLRLSANYTNERNRFTDGVEGAAIGFDPTQPIKVEGAPYGGYFEYTTGVDANGNYPLVSTAARNPVSQLLNTNDRGKNDRFFGNFEVDYKFHFFPALRAVVNVGFDESNGERRRLVGADAGSAPSNNNIPYGTNEYTEAMRRNKLLDTYLVYNKKFNSLNFEMTGGYSYQKFQSSKFETGNILNPDLPSTFPETTLDTDVVLLGFFARTNLNFRDKYLLTLSYRRDGSSRFEEANRWGNFPSVAFAWKIKEDFFKESTVLSDLKLRLSYGITGQQDIPEPNGYLQKYMVGGGNAEYYFGTSPVPVALPSKRTNNLKWEETSSYNAGLDFGFLDNRLTAGLDVYYKESKDLLVNAAISDGSNFSNRVYQNVGSFTTKGVEFTINANAIKTEDFNWNMNFNISKFERRIKNLVNGTDIFLGDNIAGTGTPGQIFREGYTPYSFYVYKQLYNKEGKPIDGAFADLNGDNIKNDSDKYIYNNPDPDFTLGFASNMNYKKFDFSFNLRASIGNRIFNAVDASRAQYDAMENGGVLSNIPSQVTQTNFQTTSNVVLSDLYIENASFLKMDNITLGYTLNNWVNSKASLRVSTGVQNVFVLTKYSGLDPEITNNGVDKTIYPRQRSVLFGLNLKF from the coding sequence ATGAAAAGAATTAAAACCAAATTTTTACTTTTATTACTCTTACTTCCTTTTTGTGTTTTTGCTCAGAACACAATTAGTGGTATTGTCTTGGAAAAGTCTACCAAGCAGCCCATACCGGGAGCCAACATAAAAGTATTAGGAACAAATATCAGTACCACGACTGATTTTGACGGAAAATTTCAATTATCCGGAGTAAAAGCAGATAGTAAAATTGTATTTTCTTATACGGGTTATACTAATCAGACTGTTTCAGTTGCCGGACAGAAAAACATAACTGTAAATCTTGAAGAAGATAATAATCAACTGAAAGAAGTTGTTGTTCAGGTTGGATACGGAAGTGTTAAAAAGAAAGATGCTACAGGATCTGTTACTGCACTTACGACAAAAGACTTTAACAAAGGAAATAATATTTCAACAGAAAATTTACTTAGCGGGCGAGTTGCTGGTTTAACAGTAAATTCAACTGGTGCGCCGGGTTCTAGTTCACAAATTAGAATTCGTGGAGGAAGTTCACTTTTTGCAAGTAATGATCCACTTATTGTAATTGACGGATTGCCTTTGGATAACAGTACAAATGTTGGAGCATCTTCGTTTATGGCATCGCTGAATCCTGCAACTGTTGAATCGATTACGGTTTTAAAAGATGCATCAGCTTCTGCAATTTACGGTTCTCGTGCTTCAAATGGTGTAATTATTATTACGACTAAAAAAGGAAGCAAAACATTATCTGTAGATTATAATGTGCAATATGCTGCAGGAACTTTGACTAAAACGGTTGATGTTTTTAGCGCAGACGAATTTAGAAGTGTTATTGCAGACAGAAGAAGTGATGATTTAAGTAAATTAGGAACTGCAAATACAGATTGGCAAAGAGCAATTTACAGAAACACTGGAACAATAGATCAAAGTTTAGCAGTTAGAGGAAGTTTGTTTAATGTTATTCCAACAAGTTTAACGCTTGGAAATACAGATCAACAAGGTTTACGCTTGACGAATGAGTTTAAAAGAAATACTGTTGGTTTAGTAATGAATCCAACTTTCTTTGACAATCATTTAAAATTGAGACTTTCTGCGAATTATACAAACGAAAGAAACAGATTTACAGATGGTGTTGAAGGAGCTGCTATTGGTTTTGATCCAACACAACCTATAAAAGTTGAAGGCGCGCCTTATGGAGGATATTTTGAATATACTACAGGCGTAGATGCAAACGGAAATTATCCGTTAGTTTCAACGGCAGCAAGAAACCCAGTTTCGCAATTGTTGAATACAAATGACAGAGGAAAGAACGACAGATTTTTTGGAAATTTTGAAGTTGATTATAAATTTCACTTTTTCCCTGCTTTAAGAGCCGTTGTAAATGTTGGTTTTGATGAATCAAACGGAGAAAGAAGAAGATTGGTTGGTGCTGATGCAGGTTCTGCTCCATCAAACAACAATATTCCGTATGGTACAAATGAATATACAGAAGCGATGAGAAGAAATAAGTTATTAGATACTTATTTAGTTTATAATAAAAAGTTCAATTCATTGAATTTTGAAATGACAGGTGGTTATTCTTATCAAAAATTTCAAAGCTCAAAATTTGAAACCGGTAATATTTTAAACCCTGATTTGCCATCGACATTTCCTGAAACTACTTTAGATACAGATGTTGTTTTATTAGGATTCTTTGCAAGAACAAACTTAAACTTCAGAGACAAATATTTATTGACACTATCTTATAGAAGAGATGGTTCTTCTAGATTTGAAGAAGCAAATCGTTGGGGGAATTTCCCATCTGTAGCATTTGCATGGAAAATCAAAGAAGATTTCTTTAAAGAAAGTACGGTATTATCTGATTTAAAATTAAGATTAAGTTATGGTATTACAGGACAACAAGATATTCCTGAACCAAACGGATACTTACAAAAATATATGGTAGGTGGCGGAAATGCTGAATACTATTTTGGAACAAGCCCAGTTCCGGTTGCGCTTCCTTCAAAAAGAACAAACAACTTGAAATGGGAAGAAACATCTTCTTACAATGCAGGTCTTGATTTTGGATTTTTAGACAATCGTTTAACTGCGGGACTTGATGTTTATTACAAAGAATCTAAAGATTTATTGGTAAACGCAGCAATATCTGATGGAAGTAACTTCTCTAATCGTGTGTATCAAAACGTTGGTAGTTTTACAACAAAAGGAGTTGAGTTTACGATTAATGCGAACGCTATTAAAACGGAAGATTTCAACTGGAATATGAATTTCAATATTTCAAAATTCGAAAGAAGAATCAAAAATCTGGTTAACGGAACTGATATCTTTTTAGGAGATAATATTGCAGGAACAGGAACTCCGGGACAAATTTTCAGAGAAGGATATACGCCTTATTCTTTCTACGTTTACAAACAATTATATAATAAAGAAGGAAAACCAATCGATGGTGCTTTTGCAGATTTGAATGGTGATAATATCAAAAATGATTCGGATAAATACATTTATAATAATCCAGATCCGGATTTTACATTGGGATTTGCCTCTAATATGAATTATAAAAAGTTTGACTTTTCATTCAATTTAAGAGCAAGTATTGGTAATAGAATTTTTAATGCTGTAGATGCGAGCAGAGCACAATATGATGCGATGGAAAACGGAGGTGTTTTAAGTAATATCCCAAGTCAGGTAACTCAGACTAATTTTCAAACTACTTCAAATGTAGTATTATCAGATCTTTATATTGAGAATGCTTCTTTCTTAAAAATGGATAACATTACTTTAGGATATACGCTAAATAACTGGGTAAACAGTAAAGCTTCATTAAGAGTATCAACAGGAGTTCAGAACGTTTTTGTACTTACTAAATACAGTGGTTTAGATCCTGAAATTACAAACAACGGTGTAGACAAAACGATTTATCCAAGACAACGATCAGTATTATTTGGTCTTAATCTTAAATTTTAA